A single window of Kitasatospora sp. HUAS MG31 DNA harbors:
- a CDS encoding D-alanyl-D-alanine carboxypeptidase family protein, whose translation MQIIRRIVYGPIPVAVTLLLGSAPAVAAAPSDAPPPQTAPVVGGERLARPGVQVAPTSGAPALPEGITGQSWVVADAGTGEVLASYNAHQPLPPASTLKMLFADTVLPKFDRSQLHTVTPEELAGLGAGSSLVGVKENLEYRVEDLWRGVFLSSGNDAVRVLAHMNGGVARTVADMQARADALHATDTHVVSPDGYDEAGQVSSAYDLTLFARAGLRNPDFRSYCSTRTAQFPGAVDKTTGQRGSFGIANTDKLLGKYPGLIGVKNGYTTNAGATFTGAAERDGRTLLVTVMHPATSPKVYDETAALLDWGFAAAGKVEPVGKLVEEEGTQATGGPAAGGGAQAAPAAKAAAGSGGEAAWWLAGALCALAAAGAGLRVRALRLRRRSRAVLPTPEELAAAAAATGVRHAGATAVGRRMPQGSTAIGRRAPK comes from the coding sequence ATAATCCGTCGCATCGTGTACGGACCGATTCCCGTCGCCGTCACACTCCTGCTGGGCTCCGCTCCGGCCGTCGCGGCGGCCCCGTCGGACGCTCCCCCGCCCCAGACGGCCCCGGTGGTGGGCGGCGAACGCCTCGCCCGGCCCGGGGTCCAGGTCGCCCCGACCTCCGGCGCACCGGCCCTCCCGGAGGGCATCACCGGCCAGTCCTGGGTGGTCGCCGACGCCGGGACCGGCGAGGTGCTGGCCTCCTACAACGCGCACCAGCCGCTGCCGCCGGCCAGCACCCTGAAGATGCTGTTCGCCGACACCGTCCTGCCGAAGTTCGACCGGTCCCAGCTGCACACGGTCACCCCCGAGGAACTGGCCGGGCTCGGCGCCGGCAGCAGTCTGGTCGGGGTCAAGGAGAACCTGGAGTACAGGGTCGAGGACCTCTGGCGCGGGGTCTTCCTCAGCTCCGGCAACGACGCCGTCCGGGTGCTCGCCCACATGAACGGCGGCGTCGCGCGCACCGTCGCCGACATGCAGGCCCGGGCGGACGCGCTGCACGCCACCGACACCCATGTGGTCTCGCCGGACGGCTACGACGAGGCCGGCCAGGTCTCCTCGGCCTACGACCTGACGCTGTTCGCCCGCGCCGGGCTGCGCAACCCCGACTTCCGGTCGTACTGCTCCACCAGGACCGCGCAGTTCCCCGGCGCGGTGGACAAGACCACCGGGCAGCGCGGGAGCTTCGGCATCGCCAACACCGACAAGCTGCTCGGCAAGTACCCGGGCCTGATCGGGGTGAAGAACGGTTACACCACCAACGCCGGCGCCACCTTCACCGGTGCCGCCGAACGGGACGGCCGGACCCTCCTGGTCACCGTGATGCACCCGGCCACCAGCCCCAAGGTCTACGACGAGACGGCGGCCCTGCTGGACTGGGGCTTCGCCGCTGCGGGCAAGGTCGAGCCGGTCGGAAAGCTGGTCGAGGAGGAGGGCACGCAGGCCACCGGCGGGCCGGCCGCCGGTGGCGGGGCCCAGGCCGCACCGGCCGCGAAGGCCGCGGCGGGCTCCGGGGGCGAGGCGGCCTGGTGGCTGGCGGGCGCGCTGTGCGCGCTGGCCGCGGCCGGGGCGGGCCTGCGGGTCCGGGCGCTGCGGCTGCGGCGCCGGTCCCGGGCGGTCCTGCCGACGCCGGAGGAGCTCGCCGCGGCCGCGGCGGCGACGGGTGTCCGGCACGCCGGCGCCACCGCGGTCGGCCGGCGGATGCCGCAGGGGTCCACGGCGATCGGCCGGCGCGCCCCGAAGTAG
- a CDS encoding class I SAM-dependent methyltransferase has translation MTGAETPTGPALPRTIDDVPGWFFRADQEAFSWFLDRQTEAGVTGNLLELGTYLGRSAILLGRHLRSGETFTVCDLFDSEAPDDENSAEMSMSYRDSLTRRAFEANYLAFHEELPTVVQAPTSVLADGRIPTASCRFVHVDASHLYEHVAGDIQVAREALSKDGLVALDDYRSEHTPGVAAAVWEAVFDHGLRPVLLTPSKFYGTWGDADSLIRDFLARDWRAEGFRMDSEIIGGHTCYRLAWDDPVPSPQRRPAPQRSASRRLALAVLPPVVTKAVRRQLQASRDRRAAH, from the coding sequence GAGACCCCGACCGGACCCGCCCTGCCGCGCACCATCGACGACGTGCCGGGATGGTTCTTCCGAGCCGACCAGGAGGCCTTCTCCTGGTTCCTCGACCGCCAGACCGAGGCCGGAGTCACCGGCAACCTGCTGGAGCTCGGCACCTATCTCGGTCGCAGCGCGATCCTGCTCGGCCGGCATCTGCGGTCCGGCGAGACCTTCACGGTCTGCGACCTGTTCGACTCCGAGGCTCCGGACGACGAGAACTCCGCCGAGATGAGCATGTCGTACCGCGACTCGCTCACCCGCCGCGCCTTCGAGGCCAACTACCTGGCCTTCCACGAGGAGCTCCCGACCGTCGTCCAGGCGCCCACCTCGGTGCTCGCCGACGGCCGGATCCCGACCGCCAGCTGCCGCTTCGTCCACGTCGACGCCTCGCACCTGTACGAGCACGTCGCCGGCGACATCCAGGTGGCCCGGGAGGCGCTGTCCAAGGACGGCCTGGTGGCCCTGGACGACTACCGGTCGGAGCACACCCCCGGGGTCGCCGCCGCGGTCTGGGAGGCCGTGTTCGACCACGGCCTGCGGCCGGTGCTGCTGACGCCGTCCAAGTTCTACGGCACCTGGGGCGACGCCGACAGCCTGATCCGGGACTTCCTCGCCCGGGACTGGCGCGCGGAGGGCTTCCGGATGGACAGCGAGATCATCGGCGGCCACACCTGCTACCGGCTGGCCTGGGACGACCCGGTGCCGTCGCCGCAGCGGCGGCCCGCGCCCCAGCGCTCGGCGTCCCGCCGGCTCGCCCTGGCCGTGCTGCCGCCCGTCGTCACCAAGGCGGTCCGCCGGCAGCTCCAGGCCTCCCGGGACCGCCGCGCCGCCCACTGA